One genomic segment of Micromonospora sp. WMMC415 includes these proteins:
- a CDS encoding phosphotyrosine protein phosphatase — MPPFTVLHVCMGNICRSPMAERLLTLAVRERLERRGADPGRADDLLHSHSAGTGGWHAGEEMNPPAARQVAARGGSAEGFAARKLRSDHIDAADLVLTATADQQEYVVALRPDAAARTFVLGEFGRLLAASDPAGLPAADVTPDAVYARGVALVEAVHAARAGATPLTTDDLDDPWGRGDQCFSRVADEIEETVHPLAAALLP, encoded by the coding sequence GTGCCTCCGTTCACCGTTCTGCACGTGTGCATGGGCAACATCTGCCGCTCGCCGATGGCGGAGCGGCTGTTGACCCTGGCCGTCCGGGAGCGGCTGGAGCGGCGCGGGGCGGACCCGGGCCGCGCGGACGACCTGCTGCACAGCCACAGCGCCGGCACCGGCGGCTGGCACGCCGGCGAGGAGATGAACCCGCCGGCCGCCCGGCAGGTCGCCGCCCGCGGCGGCAGCGCCGAGGGTTTCGCCGCGCGCAAGCTCCGCTCCGACCACATCGACGCCGCCGACCTCGTGCTCACCGCGACGGCCGACCAGCAGGAGTACGTGGTGGCGCTACGCCCGGACGCGGCGGCGCGCACCTTCGTGCTGGGCGAGTTCGGCCGCCTGCTCGCCGCGTCGGATCCGGCCGGCCTGCCGGCGGCCGACGTGACCCCGGACGCCGTGTACGCGCGGGGCGTGGCTCTGGTCGAGGCGGTCCACGCCGCCCGGGCGGGCGCCACCCCGCTGACCACCGACGACCTCGACGACCCGTGGGGTCGTGGCGACCAGTGCTTCAGCCGGGTCGCCGACGAGATCGAGGAGACCGTCCACCCGTTGGCGGCGGCGTTGCTCCCGTAA
- a CDS encoding transglycosylase domain-containing protein produces MTRAHLDKLLTILLAGVLAGLVLAAAALPAALVFGVGFSALAAPYSELPNTLRTPPSAQRSNLYAADGTTLITSFYQEDRVDVPLAEVAPVMRQAIIAAEDVRFHEHSGVDLRGVVRAFTVNRSGGTTRQGASTLTMQYVRNVLSNDPRLTERQRRAATEVSTTRKVQEMRYALALERELSKDEILARYLNIAYFGAGAYGVAAASKRYFSKSPAELTLAESALLAGLVRSPHSDDPINGDADAALRRRGYVLDQMVESGQVPAAQAAAVKAQPLALRTSETPNDCTAVPEAHKDWGYFCDWFTRWWNSQEAFGSTVDERQLALRRGGYSIVASFNPAVQRTAMEQVRRIYATDDRYAMPTAVVQPGTGRVLAMAVNRNYSVEANPRGWKNHPNTVNQLVAGGGAIQGYQAGSTFKLFTVLAALESGLPLDTEFDAPERILTDYPASGPGSCDGYWCPRNANSSMDGRHTMWSAFGRSVNTYFAWLTERVGADRVVEMAERLGIVFRAEDDARLARHGAREWGPFTLGVSATTPLDLANAYATVAAEGSWCAPLPVVSITDAAGRPVAAAQPDCRQVVDRDVARAAADAARCPVGDRSMYGGCDGGTAEGLREKVGRPVAGKTGSSEGYGTETVVAVTPQLAVAAIATNPDDPRDAVGKTVQARMVDAVAELMSFALRGQPVRDFVPPSEVTAHEITGARTGD; encoded by the coding sequence ATGACCCGGGCACACCTCGACAAGCTCCTGACCATCCTGCTGGCCGGCGTCCTGGCCGGCCTCGTGCTCGCGGCGGCGGCCCTACCGGCCGCGCTGGTGTTCGGAGTGGGGTTCTCGGCGCTCGCCGCGCCCTACTCGGAGCTGCCCAACACGCTGCGGACGCCGCCGAGCGCGCAGCGGTCCAACCTGTACGCCGCCGACGGCACCACCCTGATCACCTCCTTCTACCAGGAGGACCGGGTGGACGTGCCGCTGGCGGAGGTGGCCCCCGTCATGCGCCAGGCGATCATCGCCGCCGAGGACGTGCGCTTCCACGAGCACAGCGGGGTGGACCTGCGCGGCGTCGTCCGGGCATTCACCGTCAACCGGAGCGGCGGCACGACGCGGCAGGGCGCCTCGACCCTGACCATGCAGTACGTCCGTAACGTGCTCTCCAACGACCCGCGGTTGACCGAGCGCCAGCGCCGCGCGGCCACGGAGGTGAGCACCACCCGCAAGGTCCAGGAGATGCGGTACGCGCTCGCCCTGGAACGCGAGCTGAGCAAGGACGAGATCCTCGCCCGCTACCTCAACATCGCGTACTTCGGCGCCGGGGCGTACGGGGTGGCGGCGGCGAGCAAGCGCTACTTCTCCAAGTCGCCGGCCGAGCTGACGCTGGCCGAGTCGGCGCTGCTGGCCGGGCTGGTCCGTTCGCCGCACAGCGACGACCCGATCAACGGCGACGCGGACGCCGCGCTGCGGCGCCGGGGGTACGTGCTGGACCAGATGGTGGAGTCCGGCCAGGTCCCGGCCGCCCAGGCCGCCGCCGTGAAGGCCCAGCCGCTCGCCCTGCGAACCAGCGAGACGCCGAACGACTGCACGGCGGTGCCCGAGGCGCACAAGGACTGGGGCTACTTCTGCGACTGGTTCACGCGCTGGTGGAACTCGCAGGAGGCGTTCGGGTCGACGGTCGACGAGCGGCAGCTCGCCCTGCGGCGGGGCGGCTACTCGATCGTGGCGTCGTTCAACCCGGCGGTGCAGCGGACCGCGATGGAGCAGGTGCGGCGGATCTACGCGACGGACGACCGGTACGCCATGCCGACCGCGGTGGTCCAGCCCGGCACCGGGCGGGTGCTGGCCATGGCGGTGAACCGGAACTACAGCGTGGAGGCCAACCCGCGCGGGTGGAAGAACCACCCGAACACGGTCAACCAGCTGGTTGCCGGCGGCGGGGCGATCCAGGGCTACCAGGCCGGCAGCACCTTCAAGCTGTTCACCGTGCTGGCCGCGCTGGAGTCGGGCCTGCCGCTGGACACCGAGTTCGACGCACCCGAGCGGATCCTCACCGACTACCCGGCGAGCGGCCCGGGGAGCTGCGACGGGTACTGGTGCCCGCGTAACGCCAACTCGTCCATGGACGGCCGGCACACCATGTGGAGCGCGTTCGGCCGGTCGGTCAACACGTACTTCGCCTGGCTCACCGAACGGGTCGGCGCCGACCGGGTGGTGGAGATGGCCGAGCGGCTCGGCATCGTGTTCCGGGCCGAGGACGACGCCCGGCTGGCCCGGCACGGGGCCCGCGAGTGGGGGCCGTTCACCCTCGGCGTCTCGGCGACCACGCCGCTGGACCTGGCGAACGCGTACGCCACGGTGGCGGCCGAGGGGAGCTGGTGCGCGCCGCTGCCGGTGGTGTCGATCACCGACGCCGCCGGGCGTCCGGTCGCCGCCGCCCAGCCGGACTGCCGCCAGGTGGTGGACCGGGACGTGGCCCGGGCGGCGGCGGACGCGGCGCGCTGCCCGGTCGGCGACCGGTCGATGTACGGGGGCTGTGACGGCGGCACCGCGGAGGGCCTGCGGGAGAAGGTGGGCCGCCCGGTCGCCGGGAAGACCGGCAGCTCGGAGGGGTACGGCACGGAGACCGTCGTCGCCGTCACCCCGCAGCTGGCGGTGGCCGCCATCGCCACAAACCCGGACGACCCGCGGGACGCGGTCGGCAAGACGGTGCAGGCGCGGATGGTGGACGCGGTGGCGGAGCTGATGTCGTTCGCCCTGCGCGGGCAGCCGGTGCGCGACTTCGTCCCACCGAGCGAGGTGACCGCCCACGAGATCACCGGCGCCCGGACCGGCGACTAG
- a CDS encoding SDR family oxidoreductase: MRCLVTGATGYIGGRLAPRLLEEGHTVRCLARKAGRLRDVPWASQAEIAEGDLRRPDTLAAAFDGVDVAYYLVHSLGQSGFEAADREAATHFAEAARAAGVHRIVYLGGPEPTAEAGVSSPHLRSRAEVGRILLASGVPTVVLRAAVIIGSGSASFEMLRYLTERLPGMVAPRWVRNQIQPIAVRDVLRYLVGCATLPPEVNRAFDIGGPDVLTFHDMMQRYARVAGLRRRIILPVRALSPSLSSYWVGWVTPVPSSIARPLVESLIHEAVAREQDIAAYVPDPPEGLTGFDQAVALALAKVRDAQVETRWSTASGPDAPAEPLPTDPKWSGGTAYTDVRERTVDAPPERLWQVIEGVGGEHGWYSFPLAWSVRGWLDRLIGGVGLRRGRRDPHRLQVGEALDFWRVEEIVPGELLRLRAEMRLPGRAWLEMRAIPAGDGRSRYHQRAVFLPRGLSGHAYWGAVAPFHAVVFGGMARNIAKGAETADPALR; encoded by the coding sequence GTGCGATGCCTGGTGACCGGAGCGACGGGGTACATCGGCGGGCGGCTGGCGCCCCGCCTGCTGGAAGAGGGGCACACCGTACGCTGCCTGGCCCGCAAGGCCGGACGGCTGCGGGACGTACCGTGGGCGTCCCAGGCCGAGATCGCCGAGGGCGACCTGCGCAGGCCGGACACGCTGGCCGCCGCGTTCGACGGCGTCGACGTCGCGTACTACCTGGTGCACTCGCTCGGCCAGTCCGGGTTCGAGGCCGCCGACCGGGAGGCGGCCACGCACTTCGCCGAGGCGGCGCGCGCCGCGGGCGTACACCGGATCGTCTACCTGGGCGGGCCGGAGCCGACGGCGGAGGCGGGCGTCTCCTCCCCCCACCTGCGCTCGCGGGCCGAGGTGGGGCGGATCCTGCTGGCGAGCGGGGTGCCGACGGTGGTGCTGCGGGCCGCGGTGATCATCGGGTCCGGATCGGCCTCGTTCGAGATGCTGCGCTACCTGACCGAGCGGCTGCCGGGCATGGTCGCGCCGCGCTGGGTGCGCAACCAGATCCAACCGATCGCCGTCCGGGACGTGCTGCGTTACCTGGTCGGCTGCGCGACCCTGCCGCCGGAGGTGAACCGGGCCTTCGACATCGGCGGGCCCGACGTGCTGACCTTCCATGACATGATGCAGCGGTACGCCCGGGTGGCCGGGCTGCGCCGGCGGATCATCCTGCCGGTGCGCGCGCTGAGCCCGTCGCTCTCCTCGTACTGGGTCGGCTGGGTCACCCCGGTGCCCAGCTCCATCGCCCGGCCGCTGGTGGAGAGCCTGATCCACGAGGCGGTGGCGCGCGAGCAGGACATCGCGGCCTACGTGCCCGACCCGCCGGAAGGGCTGACCGGCTTCGACCAGGCGGTCGCCCTGGCGCTGGCGAAGGTGCGCGACGCGCAGGTCGAGACCCGCTGGTCCACCGCGAGCGGGCCGGACGCGCCGGCCGAACCGCTGCCCACCGACCCGAAGTGGTCCGGCGGCACCGCCTACACCGACGTCCGGGAGCGGACGGTCGATGCTCCGCCGGAGCGGCTGTGGCAGGTGATCGAGGGCGTCGGCGGCGAGCACGGCTGGTACTCGTTCCCGCTGGCCTGGTCGGTGCGCGGCTGGCTGGACCGGCTGATCGGCGGGGTGGGCCTGCGCCGGGGCCGGCGCGACCCGCACCGCCTCCAGGTCGGCGAGGCGCTGGACTTCTGGCGGGTGGAGGAGATCGTCCCCGGCGAACTGCTGCGGCTGCGCGCCGAGATGCGGCTGCCCGGCCGCGCCTGGCTGGAGATGCGGGCGATACCGGCCGGCGACGGCCGGAGCCGGTACCACCAGCGGGCGGTGTTCCTGCCGCGCGGCCTGTCCGGTCACGCGTACTGGGGCGCGGTGGCGCCGTTCCACGCGGTGGTCTTCGGTGGGATGGCCCGCAACATCGCCAAGGGCGCCGAGACCGCCGACCCCGCCCTCCGGTGA
- the glyA gene encoding serine hydroxymethyltransferase — translation MDIERTPTFWGPDFDQLRATDPEIADVVLGELARLRGGLQLIASENLTSPAVLAALGSTLTNKYAEGYPGRRYYGGCAEVDRAEEIAIARAKELFGAEHANLQPHSGASANLAAYAALVQPGDTVLAMDLPHGGHLTHGSRVNFSGKWFAAVGYTVHRDTELIDYDEVRDLALAHRPKMIICGATAYPRLIDFARFREIADEVDAYLMVDAAHFIGLVAGGAIPSPVPYADVVCLTTHKVLRGPRGGMILCREPLAQRIDKAVFPFTQGGPLMHAVAAKAVALREAAQPAFRAYAAQVVRNAQALAAGLADEGMRPVSGGTDTHLALLDLREVGVTGAQAEARCDAAGITLNKNAIPYDPQKPMTASGIRVGTPSVTTQGMGEPEMRRVADLIARAVRTDPEAPGGGDALRRVAAEVTELVGAFPAYPRG, via the coding sequence GTGGACATCGAGAGGACGCCGACCTTCTGGGGGCCGGACTTCGACCAGCTGCGGGCGACCGACCCGGAGATCGCCGACGTCGTGCTCGGCGAGCTGGCCCGGCTGCGCGGCGGCCTCCAGCTGATCGCCAGCGAGAACCTGACCTCCCCGGCCGTGCTCGCGGCGCTCGGTTCGACGCTGACCAACAAGTACGCCGAGGGCTACCCCGGCCGCCGCTACTACGGCGGCTGCGCGGAGGTGGACCGCGCCGAGGAGATCGCGATCGCCCGGGCGAAGGAGCTGTTCGGCGCCGAGCACGCCAACCTCCAGCCGCACTCCGGCGCGAGCGCCAACCTGGCCGCGTACGCCGCGCTGGTCCAGCCGGGGGACACCGTGCTCGCCATGGACCTGCCGCACGGCGGTCACCTCACCCACGGCAGCCGGGTGAACTTCTCCGGCAAGTGGTTCGCCGCGGTCGGCTACACCGTCCACCGGGACACCGAGCTGATCGACTACGACGAGGTGCGCGACCTGGCGCTCGCCCACCGACCCAAGATGATCATCTGCGGGGCGACGGCGTATCCCCGGCTGATCGACTTCGCGCGCTTCCGCGAGATCGCCGACGAGGTCGACGCGTACCTGATGGTGGACGCCGCCCACTTCATCGGCCTGGTGGCCGGCGGGGCCATCCCGTCGCCGGTGCCGTACGCCGACGTCGTCTGCCTCACCACCCACAAGGTGCTGCGCGGCCCGCGCGGCGGCATGATCCTCTGCCGGGAGCCGCTGGCCCAGCGGATCGACAAGGCCGTCTTCCCGTTCACCCAGGGCGGCCCGCTGATGCACGCCGTCGCGGCGAAGGCGGTCGCGCTGCGCGAGGCCGCCCAGCCGGCGTTCCGGGCGTACGCCGCCCAGGTGGTCCGCAACGCCCAGGCGCTCGCGGCCGGTCTCGCCGACGAGGGGATGCGTCCGGTCTCCGGCGGTACCGACACCCACCTCGCCCTGCTCGACCTGCGCGAGGTCGGCGTGACCGGCGCCCAGGCCGAGGCCCGCTGCGACGCCGCCGGCATCACGCTCAACAAGAACGCCATCCCGTACGACCCGCAGAAGCCGATGACCGCCTCCGGGATCCGGGTCGGCACGCCGAGCGTCACCACCCAGGGCATGGGCGAGCCGGAGATGCGGCGGGTGGCCGACCTGATCGCGCGCGCGGTGCGCACCGATCCGGAGGCCCCGGGCGGCGGCGACGCGCTGCGCCGGGTGGCGGCCGAGGTGACTGAGCTGGTCGGGGCCTTCCCGGCGTACCCCCGTGGCTGA
- a CDS encoding AtpZ/AtpI family protein has product MAGDQTPRPSGGPDDVPSGAGQGWTALSYLIAGMLVWGVIGWLVDRWLGTGGVATGIGVVLGMAGGIILVVRKLGTPK; this is encoded by the coding sequence ATGGCTGGTGACCAAACCCCCCGACCCAGCGGCGGCCCGGACGATGTTCCGTCCGGTGCCGGCCAGGGTTGGACCGCGCTCTCCTACCTGATCGCGGGCATGCTCGTGTGGGGGGTCATCGGCTGGCTGGTCGACCGGTGGCTCGGCACCGGTGGCGTCGCCACCGGGATCGGCGTCGTGCTCGGCATGGCCGGGGGGATCATCCTGGTCGTCCGCAAGCTCGGCACGCCTAAATAG
- the atpB gene encoding F0F1 ATP synthase subunit A: protein MFGQANVLAQGEAVFPPSVEDFYLPSILPWGAENSYWFTKITAMVWLAVGVLIIFFLASYRNPQLVPTKKQWYAESIYGFVRNNIAVDMIGHAGVRFAPYFTTLFCFILLTNFFAIVPFLQISPNSHIAFPAFLAVISYVMFIWVGIRHHGAGKFFKNSLIPPAPWYILPLLIPIEFFSTFLVRPFSLAVRLFANMFAGHMLLLVFTLGGFAMLNANVWLAPVSVLSWAMTVALTFLEFLVIVLQAYVFTVLTASYVQGALAEEH, encoded by the coding sequence GTGTTCGGACAGGCGAACGTCCTGGCACAGGGCGAGGCGGTATTCCCTCCCAGCGTGGAGGACTTCTACCTGCCCAGCATCCTGCCGTGGGGTGCGGAGAACTCCTACTGGTTCACCAAGATCACGGCGATGGTGTGGCTCGCCGTCGGCGTCCTGATCATCTTCTTCCTGGCCAGCTACCGGAACCCGCAGCTGGTGCCGACGAAGAAGCAGTGGTACGCCGAGTCGATCTACGGCTTCGTGCGGAACAACATCGCGGTCGACATGATCGGGCACGCGGGGGTGCGGTTCGCGCCGTACTTCACCACGCTCTTCTGCTTCATCCTGCTGACCAACTTCTTCGCGATCGTTCCGTTCCTGCAGATCTCACCGAACTCGCACATCGCCTTCCCGGCGTTCCTCGCCGTGATCAGCTACGTGATGTTCATCTGGGTCGGCATCCGCCACCACGGCGCCGGGAAGTTCTTCAAGAATTCACTGATCCCGCCGGCGCCCTGGTACATCCTGCCGCTGCTGATCCCGATCGAGTTCTTCTCGACCTTCCTCGTCCGGCCGTTCTCGCTGGCCGTCCGTCTCTTCGCGAACATGTTCGCCGGCCACATGCTCCTGCTGGTCTTCACGCTCGGCGGCTTCGCGATGCTGAACGCCAATGTCTGGCTGGCGCCGGTCTCGGTGCTGTCCTGGGCGATGACCGTCGCGCTCACCTTCCTCGAGTTCCTGGTGATCGTCCTGCAGGCCTACGTCTTCACGGTCCTGACCGCGAGCTACGTCCAGGGCGCGCTCGCCGAGGAACACTGA
- a CDS encoding ATP synthase F0 subunit C — translation MDASVLAAVEGSTAAIGYGLAAIGPGIGVGLVFAAYIQSTARQPESSRMTLPYVWIGFAVIEALALLGIAFGFIWQGPIQ, via the coding sequence ATGGACGCTAGCGTTCTCGCCGCGGTAGAGGGCAGCACCGCCGCCATCGGCTACGGCCTCGCCGCCATCGGCCCCGGCATCGGCGTCGGCCTGGTCTTCGCCGCCTACATCCAGTCGACCGCCCGCCAGCCGGAGTCGTCCCGGATGACCCTGCCGTACGTCTGGATCGGCTTCGCCGTCATCGAGGCGCTCGCGCTGCTGGGTATCGCGTTCGGCTTCATCTGGCAGGGCCCGATCCAGTAA
- a CDS encoding F0F1 ATP synthase subunit B — protein sequence MFYLAAEGGESAHNPIIPIWQEIVVGGIAFILLAVVLMKFVFPRMEQTFQARVDAIEGGIKRAEAAQAEANQLLEQYRAQLAEARTDAAKIRDDARADAEGIRQDILAKAREESDRIIAAGKEQLAAERATIVRELRTEVGTLAVDLASKIVGESLADEARRKGTVDRFLSGLESAGAR from the coding sequence ATGTTCTACCTCGCCGCTGAGGGTGGTGAGTCCGCCCACAACCCGATCATTCCGATCTGGCAGGAGATCGTTGTCGGTGGCATCGCCTTCATCCTGCTCGCCGTCGTGCTGATGAAGTTCGTCTTCCCCCGCATGGAGCAGACGTTCCAGGCGCGGGTCGACGCGATCGAGGGTGGCATCAAGCGCGCCGAGGCCGCGCAGGCCGAGGCGAACCAGCTGCTCGAGCAGTACCGGGCGCAGCTCGCCGAGGCGCGTACCGACGCCGCCAAGATCCGGGACGACGCCCGGGCCGACGCGGAGGGCATCCGCCAGGACATCCTCGCCAAGGCGCGGGAGGAGTCCGACCGGATCATCGCCGCCGGCAAGGAGCAGCTCGCCGCCGAGCGCGCCACCATCGTGCGCGAGCTGCGCACCGAGGTCGGCACCCTCGCGGTGGACCTGGCCAGCAAGATCGTCGGTGAGTCGCTCGCCGACGAGGCGCGTCGCAAGGGCACCGTCGACCGGTTCCTGAGCGGTCTCGAGAGCGCGGGGGCCCGCTGA
- a CDS encoding F0F1 ATP synthase subunit delta, which yields MQAASRESYKVAAERLDAYVRGAEPSAVASTADELLSVADLLRREPRLRRALSDPARSGADRAGLLTGILGGKVGAGALDLLTALVSGRWSAPSELLDGTERLGVEALLAAADKAGDLGEVEDELFRFGQVVAGQSALSNALSDPIAPVAQRAELARELLAGKARPVTVRLVEVALGGFGGRSFVGALTRLVELAADRRDRQVAYVTVAAPLSDEEERRLGARLSEMYGREVSVKQTVDPEVLGGVSVRVGSDLYDGTVLRRLNETRNALAKR from the coding sequence ATGCAGGCCGCCAGCCGGGAGTCGTACAAGGTCGCGGCCGAGCGCCTCGACGCGTACGTCCGTGGCGCGGAGCCGTCGGCGGTGGCCTCCACCGCCGACGAGCTCCTCTCCGTCGCCGACCTGCTGCGGCGGGAGCCGCGGCTGCGCCGGGCGCTCTCCGACCCGGCCCGCTCCGGTGCGGACCGCGCCGGTCTGCTCACCGGGATCCTGGGCGGCAAGGTCGGCGCGGGTGCGCTCGACCTGCTGACCGCGCTGGTCTCCGGTCGCTGGTCGGCCCCGTCGGAGCTCCTCGACGGCACCGAGCGGCTCGGTGTCGAGGCCCTGCTGGCCGCCGCCGACAAGGCGGGGGACCTGGGCGAGGTCGAGGACGAGCTGTTCCGCTTCGGTCAGGTCGTCGCCGGCCAGTCGGCGCTCTCCAACGCGCTCTCCGACCCGATCGCCCCGGTCGCCCAGCGCGCCGAGCTGGCCCGCGAGCTGCTGGCCGGCAAGGCCCGTCCGGTCACCGTCCGCCTCGTCGAGGTGGCCCTCGGCGGGTTCGGGGGGCGCTCGTTCGTCGGCGCGCTCACCCGGCTGGTCGAGCTGGCCGCCGACCGGCGGGATCGGCAGGTCGCGTACGTGACCGTCGCGGCCCCGCTGAGTGACGAGGAGGAGCGACGCCTCGGCGCCCGCCTCTCCGAGATGTACGGTCGAGAGGTTTCCGTCAAGCAGACGGTGGACCCGGAGGTGCTCGGTGGGGTGAGCGTGCGGGTCGGCTCCGACCTGTACGACGGCACCGTCCTGCGCCGCCTCAACGAGACCCGCAACGCGCTCGCGAAGCGCTGA
- the atpA gene encoding F0F1 ATP synthase subunit alpha, whose protein sequence is MAELTISTEEIRGALERYVSSYTAGVSREEVGTVADAGDGIAHVEGLPSTMTNELLEFEDGTLGVALNLDVREIGVVVLGDFAGIEEGQRVKRTERVLSVPVGDAFLGRVVNALGQPIDGLGDIPNEGYRELELQAPNVMARQSVFEPMQTGIKAVDAMTPVGRGQRQLIIGDRKTGKTTVALDTILNQRDNWRSGDPTKQVRCIYVAVGQKASTIASIKGILEEAGAMEYTTIVASPASDPAGFKYLAPYTGSSIGQHWMYGGKHVLIVFDDLSKQAEAYRAVSLLLRRPPGREAYPGDVFYLHSRLLERCAKLSDEMGGGSMTGLPIIETKANDISAFIPTNVISITDGQIFLETDLFNQGVRPAINVGTSVSRVGGAAQVKPMKKVAGSLRLNLAQYRELEAFAAFASDLDKASRAQLERGSRLVELLKQPNYSPYPVQEQVVSVWAGTEGKLDDIPVGEIRRFESEFLQYLRHKHEGVLAAIADNKWDDEIVGSLDSAITEFKKLFLGKEEERRINEPAAQPLEGEESRETVTRFRESTTDRPAES, encoded by the coding sequence ATGGCCGAGCTGACCATCTCGACGGAGGAGATCCGCGGCGCCCTGGAGCGCTACGTCTCCTCCTACACGGCCGGCGTCTCCCGCGAGGAGGTCGGCACCGTCGCTGACGCCGGCGACGGCATCGCCCACGTCGAGGGCCTTCCCTCGACCATGACCAACGAGCTCCTGGAGTTCGAGGACGGCACCCTCGGTGTGGCGCTGAACCTCGACGTCCGGGAGATCGGTGTCGTCGTCCTCGGTGACTTCGCCGGGATCGAGGAGGGCCAGCGCGTCAAGCGCACCGAGCGGGTGCTCTCGGTGCCGGTCGGCGACGCCTTCCTCGGCCGCGTGGTCAACGCGCTCGGCCAGCCGATCGACGGTCTCGGCGACATCCCGAACGAGGGCTACCGCGAGCTGGAGCTCCAGGCCCCGAACGTGATGGCCCGCCAGTCCGTCTTCGAGCCGATGCAGACCGGCATCAAGGCCGTCGACGCGATGACCCCGGTCGGCCGGGGCCAGCGGCAGCTGATCATCGGTGACCGGAAGACCGGCAAGACCACGGTCGCCCTGGACACCATCCTCAACCAGCGCGACAACTGGCGCTCCGGCGACCCGACGAAGCAGGTCCGCTGCATCTACGTCGCCGTGGGTCAGAAGGCCTCCACGATCGCCTCGATCAAGGGCATCCTGGAGGAGGCGGGTGCGATGGAGTACACCACCATCGTCGCCTCGCCGGCCTCCGACCCGGCCGGCTTCAAGTACCTCGCCCCGTACACCGGCTCGTCCATCGGGCAGCACTGGATGTACGGCGGCAAGCACGTCCTGATCGTCTTCGACGACCTGAGCAAGCAGGCCGAGGCGTACCGGGCCGTGTCGCTGCTGCTGCGCCGCCCGCCGGGCCGTGAGGCGTACCCGGGTGACGTCTTCTACCTGCACTCCCGCCTGCTGGAGCGCTGCGCGAAGCTCTCGGACGAGATGGGCGGCGGCTCGATGACCGGTCTGCCGATCATCGAGACCAAGGCGAACGACATCTCGGCGTTCATCCCGACCAACGTCATCTCCATCACCGACGGCCAGATCTTCCTCGAGACCGACCTGTTCAACCAGGGCGTCCGGCCGGCCATCAACGTCGGCACCTCGGTCTCCCGGGTTGGTGGCGCCGCGCAGGTGAAGCCGATGAAGAAGGTCGCCGGTTCGCTGCGGCTGAACCTGGCCCAGTACCGCGAGCTGGAGGCGTTCGCCGCCTTCGCCTCCGACCTGGACAAGGCCTCCCGGGCCCAGCTGGAGCGCGGTTCCCGCCTGGTCGAGCTGCTCAAGCAGCCGAACTACTCGCCGTACCCGGTGCAGGAGCAGGTCGTCTCGGTCTGGGCCGGCACCGAGGGCAAGCTGGACGACATCCCGGTCGGCGAGATCCGGCGTTTCGAGTCCGAGTTCCTCCAGTACCTGCGCCACAAGCACGAGGGCGTCCTGGCGGCGATCGCGGACAACAAGTGGGACGACGAGATCGTCGGGTCGCTCGACTCGGCGATCACCGAGTTCAAGAAGCTCTTCCTCGGCAAGGAGGAGGAGCGGCGGATCAACGAGCCCGCGGCCCAGCCGCTGGAGGGCGAGGAGAGCCGCGAGACGGTGACCCGGTTCCGCGAGAGCACGACCGACCGCCCGGCTGAGAGCTGA
- a CDS encoding F0F1 ATP synthase subunit gamma: protein MAAQVRVLRQRIRSAKGMKKITKAMELVATSRIAKAQARVEASLPYAQAITGVLTALASNARIDHPLLTPRPQVRRAGVLLITSDRGLAGGYSSNAIRTAESLVARLKADGKEPVLYVIGRKGVSFYRFRNREIAASWTGFSEQPTFADAREVGETLIKAFSAGADDVDGSAGADGVLGVDELHIVFTEFKSLMTQNPVAKIIGPMQVEDRPRSEGLLPAYEFEPEADALLDALLPKYINTRIYAALLESAASESAARRRAMKSATDNAEEMIEKYTREMNSARQAGITQEISEIVGGANALAASGSEV, encoded by the coding sequence ATGGCCGCCCAGGTGCGCGTCCTTCGCCAGCGGATCCGCTCGGCGAAGGGGATGAAGAAGATCACCAAGGCGATGGAGCTCGTCGCGACGAGCCGTATCGCCAAGGCCCAGGCCCGGGTGGAGGCGTCGCTGCCGTACGCCCAGGCCATCACCGGGGTGCTCACGGCGCTGGCGTCCAACGCGCGGATCGACCACCCGTTGCTCACGCCGCGTCCCCAGGTCCGGCGGGCCGGTGTCCTGCTGATCACCAGCGACCGGGGCCTGGCCGGTGGGTACAGCTCCAACGCGATCAGGACCGCCGAGTCGCTGGTCGCCCGGCTCAAGGCCGACGGCAAGGAGCCGGTGCTCTACGTCATCGGGCGCAAGGGCGTGTCGTTCTACCGGTTCCGTAACCGGGAGATCGCGGCGAGCTGGACGGGCTTCTCGGAGCAGCCGACGTTCGCCGACGCCCGCGAGGTGGGCGAGACCCTGATCAAGGCGTTCTCGGCCGGCGCGGACGACGTGGACGGCAGTGCGGGGGCGGACGGCGTGCTCGGTGTCGACGAGCTGCACATCGTCTTCACCGAGTTCAAGTCCCTGATGACCCAGAACCCGGTCGCGAAGATCATCGGGCCGATGCAGGTGGAGGACCGGCCGCGGTCCGAGGGCCTGCTCCCGGCGTACGAGTTCGAGCCGGAGGCGGATGCGCTGCTCGACGCGCTGCTGCCGAAGTACATCAACACGCGGATCTACGCGGCGTTGCTGGAGTCGGCGGCGAGCGAGTCGGCGGCGCGGCGGCGGGCGATGAAGAGCGCCACCGACAACGCCGAAGAGATGATCGAGAAGTACACGCGCGAGATGAACTCGGCCCGCCAGGCCGGGATCACCCAGGAGATCAGCGAGATCGTCGGCGGCGCGAACGCGCTGGCCGCGTCGGGAAGTGAAGTGTGA